TGCGCTTCCTGCCACCAGCGGCGAAACCCTTTCTTTGGCAGATATCAGCGGTGCAAACGGCACATTGGTGATGTTTATCTGTAACCATTGCCCCTATGTGCTTTCGGTGCTTGACCGGATCATTCGCGATGCGCGCGATCTAAAAGCTCTGGGCATCGGCGTAGCGGCCATTAGCGCCAATGATGTGGTCGCCTATCCGCAGGACAGCTTTGAGAATATGGCCAAACTGGCCAGCAAGCAGGATTTTCCTTTCCCCTATCTTTATGATGAAAGCCAAGCGGTTGCGCGCAGCTACGGCGCGGCCTGCACGCCAGATTTTTTCGGCTTTAACAGCAAGCATGCGCTGCAATACCGCGGCCGGCTTGATGCATCAACAAGCACAGCCGGCCCAGCCGACCTGCGCCGTGATCTGTTTGAAGCCATGAAGGAAGTGGCCGAAACCGGCCATGGTCCCAAAGATCAAATTGCTTCAATGGGATGCTCGATCAAATGGAAAGACGCGTGAAGGCTGTCATTTTTGACCTCGACGGCACATTGATTGACAGCGCGCCGGACATCCTCGCCGCTGTGAACAAAATGCTGAGCGGCGAAGGCTACGACACGCTTGATTTGCCAACAGTGACCTCTTTTATTGGCAGAGGGCTGCCTAATCTTGTGGAACAGGTGATGAAAGCGCGCAGCATACCGCTGCCGATGCACGCAGAGCTCTGTGCAAAAGTCTTGAAGCATTACACCGACCCCAGCGATTTTTTGAAACAGCCTTATCCGGGGGTTTTGGACGCGCTTAAATGCCTAAAGGCGCAGGGGACCGCGCTTGCGATCTGCACCAATAAGCCCTTTGATGCAGCGCAAGCCGACCTAGATTTTCTTGGCATGGCGGATTTTTTCGATGCCATGGTGGGGGGTGACACCCTGCCTGTTAAAAAACCCGACCCCGCCCCGCTGCACCGCTGCCTTGAGCTTTTGGGCGCCAAAGCCGCGCTATATGTGGGCGATAGCGAAACCGATTACGACACAGCGCAAAACGCCGCATTTGATTTCGCGCTGTTCACGCTTGGATACCGCAAGAAAGAGCTTTCCTATTTCAAGGCGGCAACCCGCTTTGACGATTTTGCCAAACTGCTGGGTATTGTCGAGGCATGGGCGGAGAAGAAATGTACAGATGTTTCGTGATCATTGTAGCTAGCTAAGGCCAGTGACTTTTTCAGTGTAATTCCGCTTGGTAAAATGCTTTGATGGCATCATGATCTCTTAAATAAAGCGCGTGATGCCCTTGATCCAAACTACGCTGACAGTGTTCATTGCCTTGCGCCGCTTCTTGATACATCCAATTAACCATTGACTCGAGCCGCTCAGGAATAAGCCCAAAGGCGTCCCGCGCGGTTTGGGACGTCTCGCCGTAGGCCTCAACGAATAAATACATCCGGCGCAGCCTGTTTTTCACATCGCCAAAGTCGTCGTCAAATTCGCCAAAATTCAAGAAGGGCGAAAACCGATAAATCGCATAGGATATATCCCAAAGCCGAGGCGCGGGAAATGCGCAGTCGAAATCAAAAACGCCCACCACCTTTGCATCTTTGAACGTGCAGTTGTAGCTTGCAAAATCGCCGTGGCAGATCACTTCTGACGGCTGCTTGGCCGCAAACTGCCATGTTAAAGTTTCATCGTTAACAAGCTCGCGCGTAGCGTCATGGAATTGCCGTAGGGTTTTGCCCGCACTGTCAACAGCCACATCACTGGTCAAAAAATGGGGCAGTGGATCGTGTCCCACTTCGCCATCCATGTATTCAAAGACTTCGTTTCCATCTTTATCTTGCCCGAGCCATTTGGGCACAAAATCCAGCTGCTTTTCTGCACATACTGCTAGCAGTTTACGTATGGCCAAGCTCCAAGGATGATGCGTTCGGGTGACTCTATCCCCGGAAATACGCACTGTGTTCTGTCCGCCAGCAACTGTTTGGCTTTTCATTTACCCATCACACATCCAGAAGGCGGTTTGTCATCTCGCTTTGCGCATCAACAAGGCCTTCGATCACATCGAAATGATGTTTATCTTCATCCACCATCAACGGTGCATCCCAGGCCTGCGACAGCCATCGCGCCTGATCCAGAAATACTGGCCGCTCATCCGCACCGACCCAGACCGTGACTTTACAGCTTGGTTTGGCCATCAAAGCGGGGCTTTCTGCCTCAGCTGCGGCCATATCCATTTGAAACGAGCGGTTCATCGCGGTGTGCAAAAGCGGGCGCAAATCCGACACCGGCGATATGGCCATCACATGGGCAATACGCGCATGAACAGCGTCTGGCAGCAGATCCCCGACCCCCATGCGCGACACCAGATGGCCACCGGCAGAATGACCGGCAAGGACAATCGCCCCGTCGCAGCGATCGGCAATCACCTGCACCGCGCGGGCAATTTGACCTGTAATATCACTGATACGCACCTCGGGGCATAGATCATAAGAGGGCAGCGCCACATGCCAGCCGCGCTCAACCGCGCCTTTGGCCAGATGCGACCAGTAGGATTTATCGAACTTT
The nucleotide sequence above comes from Rhodobacteraceae bacterium Araon29. Encoded proteins:
- a CDS encoding redoxin domain-containing protein, whose product is MAAIPPVCDFGWPAPDFALPATSGETLSLADISGANGTLVMFICNHCPYVLSVLDRIIRDARDLKALGIGVAAISANDVVAYPQDSFENMAKLASKQDFPFPYLYDESQAVARSYGAACTPDFFGFNSKHALQYRGRLDASTSTAGPADLRRDLFEAMKEVAETGHGPKDQIASMGCSIKWKDA
- the gph gene encoding phosphoglycolate phosphatase (PGP is an essential enzyme in the glycolate salvage pathway in higher organisms (photorespiration in plants). Phosphoglycolate results from the oxidase activity of RubisCO in the Calvin cycle when concentrations of carbon dioxide are low relative to oxygen. This enzyme is a member of the Haloacid Dehalogenase (HAD) superfamily of aspartate-nucleophile hydrolase enzymes (PF00702).); the protein is MKAVIFDLDGTLIDSAPDILAAVNKMLSGEGYDTLDLPTVTSFIGRGLPNLVEQVMKARSIPLPMHAELCAKVLKHYTDPSDFLKQPYPGVLDALKCLKAQGTALAICTNKPFDAAQADLDFLGMADFFDAMVGGDTLPVKKPDPAPLHRCLELLGAKAALYVGDSETDYDTAQNAAFDFALFTLGYRKKELSYFKAATRFDDFAKLLGIVEAWAEKKCTDVS
- a CDS encoding phosphotransferase translates to MKSQTVAGGQNTVRISGDRVTRTHHPWSLAIRKLLAVCAEKQLDFVPKWLGQDKDGNEVFEYMDGEVGHDPLPHFLTSDVAVDSAGKTLRQFHDATRELVNDETLTWQFAAKQPSEVICHGDFASYNCTFKDAKVVGVFDFDCAFPAPRLWDISYAIYRFSPFLNFGEFDDDFGDVKNRLRRMYLFVEAYGETSQTARDAFGLIPERLESMVNWMYQEAAQGNEHCQRSLDQGHHALYLRDHDAIKAFYQAELH
- a CDS encoding alpha/beta fold hydrolase; this translates as MDYDDAYANAAYIPNAEGFVETWTQEAEAFRAQALAQGRAEMDIPYGSSTRQKFDRFAPKAASHGVLIFVHGGYWLKFDKSYWSHLAKGAVERGWHVALPSYDLCPEVRISDITGQIARAVQVIADRCDGAIVLAGHSAGGHLVSRMGVGDLLPDAVHARIAHVMAISPVSDLRPLLHTAMNRSFQMDMAAAEAESPALMAKPSCKVTVWVGADERPVFLDQARWLSQAWDAPLMVDEDKHHFDVIEGLVDAQSEMTNRLLDV